Proteins encoded in a region of the Candidatus Moanabacter tarae genome:
- the crnA_1 gene encoding Creatinine amidohydrolase, with amino-acid sequence MSSHAQTEYRYGKLTWPEINDAVDLGKVCIVPCGAIEQHGHHLPLDVDVLCSTEVALGAGRTAPDNTLILPSVNYGYTGHVMDFPGTINNDFEHFMHHVLDITKSLAYHGFKKIILLNGHGSNMPNLELVARRTNLETDAECILTAWWNLLTVDKAFMPSWRESEFPGGCAHACELETSVYLYLDNDNVRKDLIKSGDSSFNLEDNPFNYVDLFGSGPANIISWTSSYSDTGVIGAAELATAEKGKTAYEEAVKQLARLVAWFKDRPKDQRKDRHRKPPSIPISWGQRPVKDETL; translated from the coding sequence ATGAGCAGCCACGCGCAAACGGAATATCGATACGGAAAACTGACCTGGCCAGAGATTAATGACGCTGTCGATCTTGGCAAGGTCTGCATCGTCCCATGTGGTGCCATCGAACAACATGGGCACCATCTCCCACTTGACGTAGATGTGCTCTGTTCAACCGAGGTCGCATTGGGCGCAGGCCGTACCGCGCCGGATAACACCCTGATTCTACCCTCTGTGAACTACGGTTATACGGGCCATGTGATGGATTTCCCGGGAACCATAAACAACGATTTTGAGCACTTTATGCACCACGTTCTCGACATTACAAAGTCACTGGCCTACCACGGCTTCAAAAAGATCATTCTACTCAACGGCCATGGTTCCAACATGCCAAATCTGGAGCTGGTTGCGCGTCGGACAAATCTTGAAACCGACGCAGAATGTATCCTCACTGCATGGTGGAATCTGTTGACTGTAGATAAGGCATTCATGCCTAGTTGGCGTGAAAGTGAATTCCCAGGAGGATGCGCGCATGCCTGCGAACTTGAGACTTCCGTGTATCTCTATCTCGACAACGATAACGTTCGAAAGGATCTAATTAAGAGTGGCGACAGTTCCTTCAACCTCGAGGACAATCCCTTCAATTACGTGGACCTATTCGGATCGGGTCCAGCAAACATCATTTCATGGACTAGTAGTTATTCCGATACCGGCGTAATAGGTGCAGCAGAACTAGCCACGGCAGAAAAGGGAAAGACGGCCTACGAAGAGGCCGTCAAACAATTGGCGCGATTAGTGGCCTGGTTCAAGGACCGACCGAAGGATCAGCGAAAGGACCGGCATAGAAAGCCACCGAGCATACCCATCTCATGGGGCCAGAGGCCAGTGAAAGATGAAACCCTTTGA
- the pgl_6 gene encoding 6-phosphogluconolactonase, producing MTCFVYVSVKGEDKINVYSMDDAGYLELKHEVALAGGPSGIALAPNCEFLYVALRERSELASLLIDRVDGSISLLGSIEEESDSVYVTVDRSGKFALTSSNGGARASSYRVGENGALVAPAVSTVNTLQGAHSVEVHPSNRFVYVPHCIRQNAIFQYKYDPETGELTPQELAILVPQERLGPRHIRFHPTLDVMYTTDEQGNSITAYPVRKDGRLSSSFQTISTLPEGYDSSNNTTAQLRIHPSGRFLYAPNRGHDSISCFSIDEASGELSLIGRVPGQAHVRGFDIDPQGKFIFAAGVDSGKMSIYRVDQVTGELSEIKIYEVGSEPMWVLVAEL from the coding sequence ATGACTTGTTTTGTATATGTTTCGGTGAAGGGTGAGGATAAAATTAATGTCTATTCTATGGACGATGCTGGCTATCTCGAGCTGAAGCATGAAGTTGCACTTGCCGGGGGACCGTCAGGAATAGCATTGGCTCCGAATTGTGAGTTCTTGTATGTAGCCCTCCGTGAAAGGAGTGAGCTTGCCAGCCTTTTGATCGACCGAGTAGATGGTTCCATTTCGCTTCTCGGATCGATAGAGGAAGAGTCGGATTCGGTCTACGTTACGGTTGATAGGTCGGGTAAATTTGCCTTAACCTCAAGCAACGGAGGTGCGCGGGCCAGTAGTTATCGGGTGGGAGAAAATGGAGCGCTTGTTGCGCCGGCGGTATCGACAGTTAACACTCTACAGGGAGCTCACTCAGTTGAGGTGCATCCATCTAATCGGTTTGTCTATGTTCCTCACTGTATTAGACAGAATGCAATTTTTCAGTATAAGTATGATCCGGAGACAGGCGAGTTGACGCCTCAGGAGCTGGCCATTCTGGTGCCGCAGGAGAGACTCGGTCCCCGCCATATTAGATTTCATCCCACTCTTGATGTGATGTACACAACGGATGAACAGGGAAACAGTATCACTGCTTATCCAGTGAGGAAGGACGGGAGATTATCTTCTTCTTTTCAAACGATTTCCACATTGCCTGAAGGCTATGACAGTAGTAACAACACCACAGCCCAGCTTCGGATTCACCCATCCGGCAGATTTCTTTATGCGCCGAATCGGGGGCATGATAGTATTTCTTGTTTCAGCATCGATGAAGCGTCGGGTGAGCTTTCTCTAATAGGGCGGGTTCCAGGGCAGGCACATGTGCGCGGATTTGACATCGATCCTCAAGGTAAATTCATTTTCGCAGCCGGTGTAGATAGTGGTAAAATGTCGATCTATCGGGTTGATCAGGTTACCGGTGAGCTGTCAGAAATCAAAATCTACGAGGTAGGAAGTGAACCAATGTGGGTCTTAGTGGCAGAGCTTTGA
- the doeB gene encoding N-alpha-acetyl-L-2,4-diaminobutyric acid deacetylase: MQSIESVRKLDPWYYLPKPDSKSCSWLETPEGEVLRYLHPIVEDGASTVDRSLPVTVINGAREGPLLLLLAGEHGNEYENIVALQNHLIDLAPGVMKGRVVAITCCSVDSYQNNIRVGHEDGQNLARCYPGRRNGCLTERVAWTLQHDFLGHRGRDKPDLMVALHTFGPTMIGPTMCGYNIYRESPVLNHAEREASLATGFELIWGHEFDPTHAAKSEIGVDDSGRTALYAAFLAGVPAIYWETTWGMGGEDEYRHGLLRIMKHLGMLEGENDLLPSRRHIVTMGHGSGNLASHNRTPVNGLWVPIVGIWDEVKEGDVLGIVRDLFGRTLQEIRSQRRGVVIGLPKMQYIRKGMQCGVVV, translated from the coding sequence ATGCAATCCATCGAATCTGTCCGAAAACTCGATCCGTGGTATTATCTACCTAAACCCGATTCCAAGTCCTGTTCTTGGCTGGAAACACCGGAGGGTGAGGTCTTGCGATATTTGCATCCTATTGTGGAGGATGGCGCTTCGACCGTTGATAGATCCCTTCCCGTTACTGTGATTAATGGCGCTAGGGAAGGTCCACTTCTTCTGCTTTTAGCCGGTGAGCATGGTAACGAGTACGAGAATATCGTGGCCTTACAAAACCATCTGATCGATCTCGCACCAGGAGTTATGAAGGGCCGAGTAGTTGCCATAACTTGCTGCTCCGTCGACAGCTACCAAAATAATATACGAGTCGGTCACGAAGATGGGCAAAATCTGGCGCGTTGTTACCCGGGGAGGCGCAATGGCTGTCTTACTGAGAGGGTTGCTTGGACTTTGCAACACGATTTTCTTGGACATAGGGGTCGGGACAAGCCTGATCTCATGGTCGCCTTGCACACATTCGGCCCGACGATGATTGGACCAACTATGTGTGGCTACAACATCTATAGGGAATCCCCAGTGCTCAATCATGCAGAGCGCGAAGCGAGCCTTGCGACCGGCTTTGAGTTGATCTGGGGGCATGAATTTGATCCTACACACGCTGCAAAATCGGAAATAGGTGTTGATGACAGTGGCCGCACCGCACTTTACGCTGCTTTTCTCGCCGGTGTTCCTGCAATATACTGGGAGACGACTTGGGGGATGGGTGGGGAAGATGAGTACCGTCATGGCTTGCTCCGTATCATGAAGCATCTAGGTATGTTGGAAGGTGAGAACGATCTTCTTCCTTCCCGGCGGCATATTGTGACAATGGGTCATGGTAGCGGGAATCTAGCATCGCACAACCGGACTCCGGTTAATGGGCTATGGGTGCCGATTGTCGGGATCTGGGATGAAGTTAAGGAGGGCGACGTTCTTGGAATTGTCCGAGATCTTTTTGGCCGGACCTTGCAGGAAATTCGGAGTCAACGGCGAGGCGTTGTCATTGGGCTACCGAAGATGCAATATATTCGCAAAGGAATGCAATGTGGAGTAGTAGTATAG
- the sacA_3 gene encoding Sucrose-6-phosphate hydrolase: MSVFHPERISLSSDCFRPAYHYLPPCKWMNDPNGTIYWKGRYHLFYQHNPDGPWHGNIHWGHASSKDLVHWTDHPIALAPGPDGPDRQQCYSGASFVNAEGIPTHIYHGVPDGICLATSSDDMLIEWDKHPANPIIPDLGPNGEYHVTGAPCGWVEDGVHYALTGNSIYSPDAAYLFRSTDLKHWEYLHPFYIGGRFTEPGEDCGCPDFFVLDGKPVLSFTSHARGAQFYIGSTSNHRFTPERHLRLAFAETARPGVYCEGLTLLDSLNRRILFGRISEARFGYAQVAAGWSGICALPMVLSLSESEELRFDPIPELEVLRAEHTSFRDLHLRPDTDLDLGISADSLEIRMKFEWQDAEEVGLKLRCSPDGEEETLVRFNTNPGTRHALPGQINPLRELILDVSRSSTRSDVSNRESQRAVLEVPYGQSVELRIFLDRSVVEVIGNRQCYVGKRIYPDRSDSLGVSAYSRGGGATLCSFDAWKMNAIWP; the protein is encoded by the coding sequence ATGTCCGTTTTTCATCCTGAACGCATTAGTCTTTCCTCTGATTGCTTTCGACCTGCTTACCACTATTTACCACCGTGCAAATGGATGAACGATCCCAATGGGACGATCTATTGGAAGGGTCGTTACCATCTCTTTTACCAACATAATCCCGATGGTCCCTGGCATGGGAATATCCATTGGGGTCACGCTTCCAGTAAAGACTTGGTTCACTGGACAGATCATCCTATTGCCCTGGCGCCTGGACCTGATGGTCCCGATCGCCAGCAGTGCTACAGCGGCGCGTCTTTCGTCAATGCCGAAGGCATTCCGACTCATATCTATCACGGCGTGCCCGACGGCATATGTCTCGCCACCAGCAGCGATGATATGCTCATCGAATGGGATAAGCACCCCGCCAACCCCATCATCCCTGACCTAGGTCCCAATGGAGAATACCATGTGACTGGTGCGCCCTGTGGCTGGGTAGAGGATGGGGTGCATTACGCTTTAACGGGGAATAGCATCTATTCTCCCGACGCTGCCTATCTTTTCCGCTCCACCGATCTGAAGCATTGGGAATATCTACATCCTTTCTATATTGGCGGGCGGTTCACTGAACCAGGAGAGGATTGTGGCTGTCCCGATTTTTTCGTGCTCGACGGAAAGCCAGTTCTGTCTTTTACAAGCCACGCACGGGGAGCGCAGTTTTACATTGGAAGTACTAGTAATCACCGATTTACTCCCGAGCGCCATTTGCGGCTCGCTTTTGCGGAGACAGCTCGGCCCGGAGTTTATTGCGAAGGACTTACTCTGCTTGATAGCCTCAACCGTCGGATTCTTTTCGGACGTATTTCAGAAGCACGTTTCGGTTACGCACAAGTCGCTGCTGGATGGTCAGGGATATGTGCACTTCCGATGGTGCTATCACTATCTGAGTCTGAAGAGTTACGCTTCGATCCCATTCCAGAGCTTGAGGTCCTGCGTGCCGAGCATACCTCGTTTCGTGACCTTCATTTGCGTCCTGATACTGACTTAGATCTGGGAATATCAGCTGACAGCCTCGAAATCCGAATGAAATTCGAGTGGCAGGATGCCGAGGAAGTAGGCCTTAAACTCCGTTGTTCCCCAGATGGAGAAGAGGAAACGCTGGTGCGCTTCAACACTAATCCCGGGACAAGGCATGCTTTACCTGGTCAGATTAACCCACTTCGGGAACTTATCCTTGATGTCTCCCGGTCCAGCACAAGAAGCGATGTAAGCAACCGAGAGTCGCAGCGCGCTGTCCTTGAAGTACCGTATGGACAATCGGTTGAGCTCCGAATCTTTCTAGATCGCAGCGTAGTGGAAGTCATTGGTAACCGTCAATGCTATGTTGGCAAGAGAATCTATCCAGATCGATCGGACAGCCTCGGGGTGTCGGCCTATTCCCGTGGCGGAGGTGCGACTCTATGTTCGTTCGATGCCTGGAAGATGAATGCTATTTGGCCGTAG
- the hemL1_2 gene encoding Glutamate-1-semialdehyde 2,1-aminomutase 1 produces the protein MKDTATQDLTASIEDSYRTQNPRSEELFERACKSMPGGAKGAYYHAPFPLTMDRGEGCYLWDVDGHKYLDFATHHTTQVLGHKHPAVMKAVQDQLDKGSALGAAVGIEADMCEELCRRVPSLDKVRFCNSGTEATLHLIRLARGFSRRSKIAKFEGGYHGSHDVVEVSSASPLDKAGSETAPNSVPSTGGMSPNVASEVLTLPYNDEASVEHLIAQHHGELACVIFDPKAGIVPQRKEFAKFLREITRKYDLLLILDEIVGFRMGFGGLQEHYDIEPDLTSYGKVVGGGFPVGAFGGRADIMDLLDSRKGGTGMFQSGSFSANPITMAAGYATLKELTPEAFEHLNRLGKQVVEGLNRLFERRGVAAQAVNTGSVFSIHFSKEKVVNYRTMARSDKAMAHRVYLALLAEGYFLTDGLIMNAFSLPTQESHINGLIEAVGRSVKRAS, from the coding sequence ATGAAAGATACAGCGACTCAAGACCTCACGGCTTCAATCGAGGACAGCTACCGAACACAAAACCCACGATCGGAGGAACTTTTTGAGCGTGCATGCAAATCGATGCCGGGAGGGGCCAAGGGTGCCTACTACCACGCGCCCTTTCCTCTGACCATGGACCGAGGTGAAGGATGCTATCTATGGGATGTTGACGGACACAAGTACCTAGACTTTGCAACTCATCACACTACTCAAGTTCTCGGACACAAGCATCCCGCGGTGATGAAAGCCGTTCAAGACCAGTTGGACAAGGGCAGCGCTCTTGGTGCAGCGGTTGGAATTGAGGCAGATATGTGCGAGGAACTATGTCGCAGGGTTCCTTCGTTGGACAAGGTTCGATTTTGTAATTCGGGTACTGAAGCCACTCTACACCTTATCCGTCTTGCTCGTGGGTTCAGTAGGCGTTCCAAGATCGCAAAGTTCGAAGGTGGATATCACGGAAGCCACGACGTAGTGGAGGTAAGCTCTGCTTCGCCTTTAGACAAAGCGGGATCGGAAACTGCTCCCAACTCTGTCCCATCGACCGGAGGGATGTCACCTAACGTAGCTAGTGAAGTTCTGACTCTTCCCTACAACGATGAAGCATCCGTGGAGCATCTCATCGCCCAGCATCATGGAGAGTTAGCATGTGTAATCTTCGACCCTAAGGCAGGAATAGTGCCCCAAAGAAAAGAATTCGCCAAGTTTCTCCGAGAGATTACTAGGAAGTACGATCTCCTACTCATACTCGATGAAATCGTAGGTTTCCGGATGGGTTTCGGTGGATTACAAGAGCACTATGATATTGAGCCCGATTTAACGTCATATGGCAAGGTTGTTGGCGGGGGATTTCCAGTTGGAGCCTTTGGGGGAAGGGCAGACATCATGGATCTACTTGATAGCAGAAAAGGCGGCACGGGCATGTTTCAAAGCGGTTCATTCAGCGCTAATCCAATCACCATGGCCGCCGGATATGCTACCCTCAAAGAGCTAACTCCTGAAGCCTTTGAACACCTTAACCGCTTAGGCAAACAAGTAGTTGAGGGACTAAACCGCCTTTTCGAACGTAGGGGCGTAGCTGCCCAAGCGGTAAATACGGGCTCGGTCTTTAGCATCCATTTCAGCAAAGAGAAAGTCGTTAACTATCGAACCATGGCTCGTTCAGACAAAGCAATGGCCCATCGGGTCTACCTCGCTCTTCTTGCGGAAGGGTATTTCCTTACTGATGGATTAATCATGAATGCCTTCTCTCTCCCCACCCAAGAGAGCCATATCAATGGTTTGATTGAGGCTGTGGGACGCTCCGTTAAACGGGCAAGTTAA
- the rbsK/rbiA_2 gene encoding Bifunctional ribokinase/ribose-5-phosphate isomerase A → MRGVNMEIRKKPRIFVVGSFVVGITIRVPRMPVLGEGLIGDQFDLGPGGKGTNQAIAAVRLGAEVNLLACVGEDLLAQIAFDTLKKEGVLLDHIHQIPGENTAVGVVHLIPSGDNWIVGHLGANLKMRPEQVDEVEDLIAQSDIILTQYEVPIGVVERAMVLGRKHGIQTIWNPAPALPVDPSVFRGVDVLTPNESEVRILLGLSPDDPTPTPELARQLLDRGVSKLVVTMGEKGSLLVTPEGTEEIQAVSGVRSLDVTGAGDAFNAALAVSLGEGEKLPEAVRRANAAGAFAVQHLGVIGGLPQRDELDRFVESVS, encoded by the coding sequence ATGCGTGGGGTGAATATGGAAATTCGAAAGAAACCTAGAATTTTTGTTGTTGGGAGTTTTGTAGTTGGTATCACAATTCGAGTGCCGCGTATGCCGGTTCTCGGTGAGGGTCTGATTGGCGACCAATTCGATCTGGGACCGGGTGGTAAGGGAACTAACCAGGCGATCGCGGCGGTCCGGCTTGGAGCTGAAGTAAATCTCTTGGCTTGTGTTGGAGAGGATCTGCTGGCGCAGATAGCCTTCGACACACTAAAAAAAGAGGGTGTGTTGCTGGATCACATCCACCAGATTCCTGGAGAGAATACAGCGGTAGGTGTTGTGCACCTAATACCTTCGGGCGACAACTGGATTGTGGGGCATCTCGGTGCGAATTTAAAGATGAGACCGGAACAGGTTGATGAAGTGGAGGATCTGATTGCCCAAAGTGATATTATACTTACTCAGTATGAAGTGCCGATCGGGGTTGTTGAACGGGCTATGGTGTTGGGTCGTAAACACGGGATCCAGACAATTTGGAATCCTGCTCCGGCGCTGCCCGTCGATCCGTCGGTATTTCGTGGCGTCGATGTCCTTACCCCAAACGAAAGCGAGGTGCGCATACTCCTCGGCCTCTCTCCAGATGATCCAACTCCGACGCCCGAGCTTGCCCGACAGCTACTGGATCGAGGTGTGTCGAAACTTGTGGTGACAATGGGTGAAAAAGGCTCACTTCTAGTGACACCGGAGGGCACCGAGGAGATACAGGCAGTGTCCGGGGTTCGTTCTCTTGACGTCACTGGTGCGGGCGATGCCTTCAATGCTGCACTCGCGGTGAGTCTCGGCGAAGGAGAGAAATTGCCTGAAGCCGTTCGACGGGCGAATGCCGCTGGTGCATTTGCAGTGCAGCATTTAGGAGTGATCGGGGGCCTGCCTCAGAGGGATGAATTGGATCGATTTGTAGAATCCGTCAGCTAG
- the gloB_2 gene encoding Hydroxyacylglutathione hydrolase — translation MEKLSENLYCIEDTCSVYAVTTTSGTILIDCGTNISPEYLKKKGFPAAKNILLTHFHRDQCAASANFPDAEISIPFVERRFFEEPDLQRAAYDIWDNYESFYQCSGSLQDLHATYAKDYHTLNYLDLHIEVLPLPGHTFGSVGYLFSIDGYRVLACGDLLSTSSKIQDYFWVQWRYMDFQGHAHLMESIKMVEDLDVDLILPGHGRPFSSGEMKGLLRSHLEEIYELFYGKPYSYFQPKFRLVTPHCIEVENSSAKTYIIKDDAGNAIFIDSGYVSNFPIAGSPHRYIDNLTAYLEPNLGITNVEWFFPSHYHDDHLAGLPALRNRYNTQVISSPELRDILEHPECFDMPCQLPEGIPVTRTITRSENFTWRGIDFRIEQFPGQTLYHHLISFSVDDVRFLSIGDNLSGLCFAEKRDWIHSFIPKNRTPVSSYRDMVQQIKERKPDFLLTGHGGAIECDGDQVAHWDKWMNRWTELFTEIIDRPHPNLGMDPRFIEFYPYKLRIEPGQKVLFQLRLLNHEDRNVTSRIKFRSVDGVILNPTTAEVDILAGEQVSQPVEAVFPKVFHTHSLPILADVNWNGHHLGEVAEAVAYW, via the coding sequence ATGGAAAAATTAAGTGAGAATCTCTATTGTATTGAGGATACTTGTAGCGTCTATGCTGTGACAACGACAAGCGGCACTATCCTTATAGACTGTGGCACAAATATTTCTCCCGAGTACCTTAAAAAGAAGGGGTTTCCAGCGGCGAAAAACATACTCTTGACCCATTTCCATCGTGATCAGTGCGCTGCCTCAGCGAATTTTCCGGATGCCGAAATCTCTATCCCATTCGTGGAGCGTCGCTTTTTCGAAGAGCCAGACCTGCAGCGCGCTGCGTATGATATCTGGGACAATTATGAGTCTTTTTATCAGTGCTCCGGTTCTCTGCAGGATCTTCATGCGACCTATGCTAAGGATTATCACACACTCAACTACCTAGATCTCCATATCGAGGTCTTACCGCTTCCTGGTCATACCTTTGGATCTGTCGGGTATCTCTTTAGTATCGATGGCTATCGGGTTCTTGCTTGTGGAGATTTACTCTCAACGAGTAGCAAGATCCAAGATTATTTCTGGGTCCAGTGGCGCTACATGGATTTTCAGGGACATGCTCACCTGATGGAGAGTATCAAAATGGTAGAGGATCTCGACGTTGACCTGATCCTGCCGGGACACGGGCGCCCTTTTTCTAGCGGTGAGATGAAGGGTCTTCTCCGGTCCCATTTGGAGGAGATTTACGAGCTTTTCTACGGTAAACCGTATTCCTACTTCCAACCAAAGTTCCGACTAGTAACGCCTCACTGCATCGAAGTAGAAAATTCCAGTGCAAAGACTTACATCATAAAAGATGATGCTGGAAATGCCATTTTTATCGATTCTGGATATGTTTCCAACTTTCCAATTGCTGGGAGCCCGCACAGGTATATCGATAACCTGACAGCTTACCTAGAGCCCAATCTAGGAATTACTAATGTTGAGTGGTTTTTCCCCTCCCACTATCACGACGATCATCTAGCCGGTTTGCCCGCTTTGAGAAACCGTTACAATACCCAAGTTATTTCTTCCCCAGAATTGCGGGACATTCTAGAGCACCCAGAATGTTTCGATATGCCCTGCCAGTTACCTGAAGGTATTCCGGTTACACGGACGATAACCCGAAGTGAAAATTTTACCTGGCGTGGTATCGATTTCCGTATCGAACAATTTCCTGGCCAGACCCTCTATCATCACCTCATCTCCTTCAGTGTAGACGATGTTCGGTTTCTCAGCATCGGCGACAATTTATCTGGTCTCTGCTTCGCCGAGAAACGCGACTGGATTCATTCCTTCATCCCAAAGAACCGTACTCCTGTTTCTAGCTATCGCGATATGGTCCAGCAGATCAAGGAGCGCAAGCCTGACTTTCTTCTGACCGGTCACGGTGGAGCGATAGAATGCGATGGAGATCAAGTCGCACACTGGGATAAATGGATGAACCGGTGGACAGAACTTTTCACGGAAATCATCGACAGGCCGCATCCCAATTTGGGTATGGATCCGCGGTTTATTGAATTCTACCCATACAAATTGCGAATTGAGCCTGGGCAAAAGGTTTTGTTTCAGCTGCGGTTATTGAATCACGAGGACCGAAATGTTACGAGCCGGATAAAGTTTCGGTCAGTCGATGGAGTAATTTTGAATCCAACCACCGCCGAGGTAGACATTCTGGCTGGGGAGCAGGTTTCGCAGCCTGTAGAAGCTGTTTTCCCGAAAGTTTTCCATACCCATTCCCTCCCAATTTTGGCTGATGTTAACTGGAACGGCCATCACTTGGGTGAAGTGGCTGAAGCGGTGGCATATTGGTAG
- the kanJ_3 gene encoding Kanamycin B dioxygenase, whose protein sequence is MGVATSYNVDRLLQEWRINGFVVFEDFIPIDKIDRILEAWKPIRDEGVKRQGKHPVRGYHRYNVRVPFLFPFVDEEIFEHPDLVEFLGRVLGKDYAWSHFDSNIPLPGSDYQSWHRDSQLLFPGIKLPAFDVGVKFPLVDTNEENGSFEVIPCTQYVADEDLQNDLDSILGGDECHSGFHPIRLNLKRGSVWVQDGRAYHRGTPNRSDHPRDELCMAFCRPWLFNQWQHEYTEKHFPRELWESLSPHSKEVLRWQRVEDV, encoded by the coding sequence ATGGGTGTGGCTACATCTTACAATGTCGACAGACTTTTGCAGGAGTGGAGGATTAACGGATTCGTTGTATTCGAAGACTTCATCCCGATTGACAAGATTGATCGAATCCTTGAGGCATGGAAACCCATTCGCGACGAGGGCGTAAAGCGGCAGGGGAAACATCCAGTACGTGGTTATCATCGTTACAACGTGCGGGTTCCTTTTTTGTTCCCTTTTGTTGATGAAGAAATCTTTGAACATCCCGATTTGGTAGAATTTTTGGGAAGGGTTTTGGGGAAAGATTATGCCTGGTCTCATTTTGACTCAAATATTCCTCTCCCGGGATCTGATTATCAAAGCTGGCATCGTGATTCTCAACTTCTCTTTCCGGGGATCAAGCTTCCCGCATTCGATGTTGGGGTCAAATTTCCACTCGTTGACACGAACGAGGAGAACGGAAGTTTTGAAGTGATTCCTTGCACCCAATACGTCGCTGATGAGGACCTTCAAAATGATCTCGATTCTATTCTCGGTGGTGACGAATGCCACTCGGGTTTTCATCCGATCCGCCTAAACCTGAAGAGGGGTTCCGTTTGGGTGCAGGATGGGCGTGCCTATCATCGCGGTACTCCCAACCGGTCGGATCATCCTCGAGATGAACTATGTATGGCGTTTTGTCGCCCTTGGCTGTTTAATCAGTGGCAACATGAGTATACTGAGAAGCACTTTCCGCGTGAATTGTGGGAGAGCTTGTCGCCTCACTCCAAGGAGGTATTGCGATGGCAGCGTGTGGAGGATGTGTAG
- the gpmA gene encoding 2,3-bisphosphoglycerate-dependent phosphoglycerate mutase, with translation MELFLIRHGQSTNNAQPAERVDDPPLTAMGFEQARRVGLWCRGLQLDRLFTSPFRRTLETTEKVRQFTGLAPDIWIALHEHGGCMAGASPDIFEGRPGMTRIQIEAEFAGYSCPEEIDGRGWWKCKPYETLEQMEKRADEVAKTTIDRFGRSKERIAYISHGAFLLMLIGAFLKHGGSGHEWLGDIANTAVARLTFIDGRVRLSFYNSVIHLPATLVTGNT, from the coding sequence ATGGAACTATTTCTCATACGTCACGGACAGTCGACCAACAACGCCCAGCCTGCTGAACGGGTGGACGATCCTCCTCTGACAGCGATGGGCTTTGAGCAAGCTCGGCGTGTAGGACTGTGGTGTCGAGGGCTTCAGCTAGATCGGTTGTTTACAAGTCCGTTCCGACGCACTTTGGAGACTACGGAAAAGGTACGGCAATTCACTGGCTTGGCCCCAGATATATGGATCGCTCTTCACGAGCACGGGGGTTGTATGGCTGGGGCAAGCCCGGATATTTTTGAGGGTCGGCCCGGAATGACTCGGATACAAATTGAAGCCGAGTTTGCAGGATATTCCTGTCCCGAAGAAATCGATGGAAGAGGGTGGTGGAAGTGCAAACCTTATGAGACTTTGGAACAAATGGAGAAAAGGGCCGATGAAGTTGCCAAGACGACAATTGACCGGTTTGGCCGTTCTAAGGAGAGGATTGCTTATATTTCACACGGTGCATTTCTGCTGATGTTGATTGGTGCTTTTCTCAAACACGGGGGCAGTGGTCATGAATGGCTTGGGGATATTGCTAACACAGCGGTAGCAAGGTTGACATTTATTGACGGCAGAGTGCGGTTGTCTTTTTATAATTCAGTTATCCATTTGCCGGCCACCTTAGTTACGGGAAATACTTAG